The following proteins are encoded in a genomic region of Gimesia algae:
- a CDS encoding RNA polymerase sigma factor, with amino-acid sequence MNATPDTRASLLIRVRDPADQAAWHEFVEIYRPVILRMARQKGMQEADADDVAQLVLVAISKAVEQRPHDPERAKFRTWLHRVAHNAILNALMRGKPDRGSGKSELQALLNEHASHNGPDSSLLRLEYRREVFRWAARHVRQEFHEDTWNLFWLTAVEGREIEVVAQEYGKNRGAIYAARSRVVRRIQEKAAEYEREM; translated from the coding sequence ATGAACGCAACTCCTGATACACGAGCCAGTTTGCTGATTCGCGTCCGCGATCCTGCGGATCAGGCGGCGTGGCATGAGTTCGTGGAAATCTATCGGCCGGTGATTTTGAGAATGGCGCGTCAAAAAGGAATGCAGGAAGCGGATGCCGATGATGTGGCGCAACTGGTTCTGGTAGCCATTTCCAAAGCGGTCGAGCAGCGTCCCCATGATCCAGAGCGGGCAAAATTCCGCACGTGGCTGCATCGTGTGGCGCATAACGCCATTCTCAATGCGCTGATGCGCGGCAAGCCTGATCGGGGTTCAGGCAAATCGGAATTGCAGGCATTACTGAATGAACACGCTTCGCATAACGGACCCGATTCGAGCCTGTTGCGGTTAGAGTATCGGCGGGAAGTCTTTCGCTGGGCTGCCCGGCACGTGCGTCAGGAATTTCATGAGGATACCTGGAATCTGTTCTGGTTGACCGCAGTTGAGGGACGCGAGATCGAAGTTGTCGCGCAAGAGTATGGCAAAAATCGAGGTGCCATTTATGCTGCCCGCAGTCGCGTGGTGCGCAGAATCCAGGAGAAGGCGGCGGAGTATGAACGGGAAATGTAA